The genomic window AAATCCCCAGTGCGTCCTCATGATCTGGTGTGACGATTTCAATGGAACCATCTTCCTCAATGGGGCGAACCAAATCAACTAATTCTCCATTAAATTTTCCTGCTAAAGCTTTCTTAGCAAGGCTGTTACTGATTCCTTTGGCGATATCTAACGTAGAGATGCCCGCCTCATATTCTTTGACTGCGCCATCCGGAAATGTGATGTTGATTGACATATTCGTTATTCCTCCTCTGATTCTATTGATTGAAAAAACAATTCCTTTCTTGCCTTCACGTTCCATGTACCTTATCTGCTTCACTAGAATGATAACAGGAATATCAACGAATGAACATTAGCTAGAACTGGAAAACCCAAATAAAAAAAGTCCCAGTATCTATGACGAGATACTAGGACGAAAATTCGTGGTTCCACCTAATTTTGAACAAGACAAATAGTCGTTGTTCCTTGATCGTGATAACGGTACTGGCCGCCTTTGCTTCAACAAAGGTTTTGAAAGTGGTCATTCCCTGCGCCTTATCTGAAAAACTTTCAGCCTTGGTTTTTCTCTCTAAAAGATTGCTCTCAGGTTCAGTTGTCTTTCTCTTCAATCAATTATGTTCTAATTTAATCACTTCTGCTAAAAAAAAGCAAGTACTTCTCGGATAATTCTTTTAAACAATCCTTTCTGTTATTATTGAAACTTGCTTTGTTGTATTGATTGAAGGTGGGAAGTTTGCTATGCTAAAAATCTATAAAAAGGAAAAAGGAGATTACTTATGTTTATTGTTTGGGGATCACGAGGGTTTGAAAAGGATTTAGGAGAAACAGTTGTACGATGCACCTGTGGCAACTGCAACAATGACGTTGTCATGGAAGCAAAGCAAGTGGGCAGAAAGTTCACGCTTTTCTGGATACCGCTTTTCACAACCTCTTCTACTTATTACATGCTTTGTCCGATTTGCCACCACGGAAAAGAAATGACAAAAAATATGCTGGATCAATATTTAGTTGCTAACGCTGAAACTGCTGAATAGAAATATGAGTGCGTGGGATATAACTCCGTAAAAATAATAACTGGTTATGTCAATCGTTTTAAAACTGTAGCAAAAGTCTCTAAAAAGGGATGATGTCTACAGTTTTTGTTTTACACTTAATCTATAAAAATGAAGCACACCATCTGGATCACACATCTTACTATCCTTTACTGGGATACTGTTAACTCAAATTGAATTCGCTTAGTAGTTTGAACAAAGTTCAACTCTATTTTCTGTGTTACCATACACTTTGAAAGCCGCTCCACACACTGTACAATACTTAGCTCCAGCTATGTTTCCCCTTTCCATAAATCCCTTCCATTCTCAAAGACCATCATTTTTTGGACAATAAAAAATGCAATTGTACATGTTGAATTAAGAATTGATTAATACAAAATTAAGAATTGAATTAAGATATGCTTGATATAATAATTTTATCGATAACCTGTAGTTGAAAGGAGACTAAAAATGGACCAATTTATCAATCAATTAATTTCATCAATTTTCCAAGTGATATTTTTTGGACTTATCCCATTGTTTTGGTGGATAGTTTCTAGGAGATCAAATAACTCTTCGTTACTAGATTTCTTAGGTTTGAAAAAAATAAGTACAGAAAATAATTCCAGATTCGTTTCATTTTGTTTAATTGCACTAGTAGGATTTATGTTTGTAGGTTATTTTTCACTTATATCAGTTTCTGATCTCTCGATTTTAGCTAATAGCAAATTTACAGATATCTCTTTATGGAGTACTCTTTCTATTATTTTATACGCATTCGTTCAAACTGCACTATCTGAGGAAATATTTTTTCGCGGTTTTCTTGCGAAAAGATTGATTCATACATTCAATTATAGATTGGGAAACTTTATACAAGCGACATTGTTTGGTTTAACCCATTTCCTTATGTTAATAACTCAGAATGTACATTTTTGGACTCTAATTTTTGTAGGTATCATGACTGGAGTAATTGGCTACATCCTTTGCTATATAAACGAAAAATTGGCTGGCGGTTCACTTTTTCCAAGTTGGATCGTTCACGGAATCACTAATGTTGTTAGCACCTTATTTATCATTTTTTTACTTAACTAATCGCATATAAGATAATAAATCTTGGGTACAAAATACTCAAGTTTTTTACATCTAAAAACTATTTAAAAAGATAATTCTGTTAAAATATGACTTAATTGTGCCATTTACCGAAATAACAAAATAAGTTGGTTTGTACTATGATTTTAAACATAGGAACGCTCTTCTAATTTGATTGAGTTGCTACTTCCATTTTTGAAATAGTGGCATTTTGACAGAAAAAACGACAACGAATTCATTTTTCTTGATTCGTTGCCGTTTTCTATTTTTTATTTACATCCCAAACTCGTTCTTATTTTTTCCACTCTCCACCTTGTGCGTAACGGTCTTTCTTTAACTCATTGACGATTACATGGATGTTCTGCTCCGGAGCACCGGTATTTTTCGAAATTACTTGTGTAACTTCCTTGACCATATTCGTTAACTGTTCTTCACTGCGTCCCTCGATTAATTCAATGTGTACAAATGGCATCTTTTCTTCCTCCTTGCTTCCTATTCTTCATTCAGTATACACTACCTTAACACTCAATTGTTCTATCACCCCATTCACTTTCCAACAACCTTTTGATTGTCTTCAAATGAATTTTTTCGCCTTGAAAAAAATTACTGTTCTCAAAGAAAAACAGATTGAAGAACGTTCATCCTTCAATCTGTTACTTGTTTAAATTATACTGCCACACCATAATCTACAGGCTTATCGAATGCACCTGGCGCATCATCGTAAATTGTTCCATAGATAATGACTGGCATTCCTGGGTAGGAAGCCGCAAATATTTGTGCCATAGCATCGCCCGGTGTATTAATACATCCGTTACTTCCGAAAGTTGTCTTAAAAGCTTCTTTATTTCCAAAGTGTTCCAGTTTGTAGTCTGCATCGTGAATACCGATTTGAGTGACCACTCCGCCCATACTTAACAATGGCATCCAGTAGTTGACCGGCACACTGTAAGTTGAACCATCCAACATTGAGCCTTCAAGGTTTGTATTCGTATCCTTGTAAAGGATCGTATGGAATCCCGGTACAGTAGCTGTCCCTTTATTATAGCGACCTGTAATCACCGGTGTTTCCACCGTTTTAGCACCATTTTGGAAAAAATACATCATTTGATTATTCAAATCAATCTCAACATATGTTTGATTAACCACTGAAGACTGAGCGACATCGCCATCAATCACTGCTGTAACAGTTTCTTCCGCATTTGCACTCTCAACTGCCTGTGTGAGCAATGCAGTTGTTTCAGCAATATTGATCGACCAACCGTAGCTCCCATTATTTTGGTAACGTCTTGTTTCACCATGTACATTTGTAAATGTGATTGGTTGAGTGATAGAAGAATATTCCGGACTGATTTGTGTTAGCCAAGCTTCCACAGCTGCCGCATCCGCAACCCCTTCATTACTAAGGAAAGTTTGCAACGTTTCTTTGGGAATCTCTACTGTTTTATCACTGATCGCTACTGTAATTTTTTTATTTTCTTTCTGTGACAATGCCGTTAACTGATTAGCCAGTTCTTCACTATCCTTAAGAATCGCGGGCTTTTGATAGAAATCAGCAACATTGTAGGTATAATTCCCTGTATTTTGCTCAACATCAGCAAGAACCTTCTTCATTAGACTTTCTTTGTCAACTACGGTTCCGTACTGCTCAGCAACAATCTGAAATCCAGCGTCTCCACGTTCTATGTAGGCATCTTGACT from Enterococcus sp. 9E7_DIV0242 includes these protein-coding regions:
- a CDS encoding zinc-ribbon domain-containing protein, which gives rise to MFIVWGSRGFEKDLGETVVRCTCGNCNNDVVMEAKQVGRKFTLFWIPLFTTSSTYYMLCPICHHGKEMTKNMLDQYLVANAETAE
- a CDS encoding CPBP family intramembrane glutamic endopeptidase, producing MDQFINQLISSIFQVIFFGLIPLFWWIVSRRSNNSSLLDFLGLKKISTENNSRFVSFCLIALVGFMFVGYFSLISVSDLSILANSKFTDISLWSTLSIILYAFVQTALSEEIFFRGFLAKRLIHTFNYRLGNFIQATLFGLTHFLMLITQNVHFWTLIFVGIMTGVIGYILCYINEKLAGGSLFPSWIVHGITNVVSTLFIIFLLN
- a CDS encoding 2-hydroxymuconate tautomerase, producing MPFVHIELIEGRSEEQLTNMVKEVTQVISKNTGAPEQNIHVIVNELKKDRYAQGGEWKK
- a CDS encoding L,D-transpeptidase; amino-acid sequence: MEEKDLNTQNTRSTRSNNKQPKNKKSRSIYIPMLAAVMVFTLFLVVGYVFFQSHFLPTAEANGVKIGWMNVDAAQKKLEELNETQQVVIESANGEQQVIDLPEKYAVTKEFLDEKMGQASIKLPVNESFKTELEAKLNELNFAEGTPSQDAYIERGDAGFQIVAEQYGTVVDKESLMKKVLADVEQNTGNYTYNVADFYQKPAILKDSEELANQLTALSQKENKKITVAISDKTVEIPKETLQTFLSNEGVADAAAVEAWLTQISPEYSSITQPITFTNVHGETRRYQNNGSYGWSINIAETTALLTQAVESANAEETVTAVIDGDVAQSSVVNQTYVEIDLNNQMMYFFQNGAKTVETPVITGRYNKGTATVPGFHTILYKDTNTNLEGSMLDGSTYSVPVNYWMPLLSMGGVVTQIGIHDADYKLEHFGNKEAFKTTFGSNGCINTPGDAMAQIFAASYPGMPVIIYGTIYDDAPGAFDKPVDYGVAV